In Methanolobus chelungpuianus, a genomic segment contains:
- a CDS encoding PGF-pre-PGF domain-containing protein yields the protein MHKKILFLWGIILFFLILPLAGGNENVTSDVNNENLILLKAGPIHTDTFPIVYGEATDEEPAASIASYSVDMANIDDRLECYYIVQFNGPVLEEWKEELAGTGAMLFDYIPNNAFIVRMNPSQKEHIDSFDFVKWTGNYRASYKHQLDITTNKDLPAISSAGPGSELIVVLFDEEESEKIREEIVSLGADIMEYSGTLLRINIPRDMIDELASIEGICWIEEHEVPIVFNDAAAGIINVNQVHINYRLNGTGQIVAVCDTGLDTGVNDNTMHTDIRGRIVEIFDLVGDGAEDQTGHGTHVTGSLLGNGISSSGKYKGMVPEAKLVFQAAADDAGNLTGVLANLSELFRQAYNEGARVHTNSWGYTGDSGNYSLVSSQVDAFMWNHPDMLILFSAGNQGVDTNKNGVVDQNSITPPGTSKNCITVGASENNRSSLTSTTWGSSYGSPIKEDIKANNIEGIAAISSRGPTDDGRIKPDIVAPGTYIASTKSSISNLYSMPGYPEYAYSTGTSMSTPLVAGAAALVRQYYTDNEKLTSPSAALLKATLINGARDMTPGQYGTGNYQEVQRRPDNSQGWGRVDVENSLFPEYPKVIAYYDNKTGIGTSGAWTTKYSYIEAGSPLRATLVWTDYPASLPSSKALVNDLDLKISDSANTYYGNSRPDRVNNVEGVEIKSATGGDYTVTVSGYNIVEPKAQPKQPFALVLSFTCNNNEYPAAGSSTANSTTMISADVVHPGGVNKSSIRMSINGAPVPVSSFVTIDGGYRIQYNAATPYQSGDYNVSITALTAKGQAFSYGWDFNVKPVIKGFSFSKLNPAVPGVINENAKTIALTVPYGTDLKSLVPSIVHNAASVSPASGLAQDFTKPITYIVTSSDGAKQSYVVTVTVAPSSARSITSFRFNGLDPDVVGVVNEASKTIVLTVPYGTNVESLVPTIEHTGSGISPNSGVAQNFTNPVVYTVTAADKTTQKYTVTVVKTAAPSTNANLAALMVSKGTLTPTFSTNAISYNVSVDYRVNSIDVTAVLSDLKASMKMNGQDANSGTAKTIALQPAGSKTTVTVAVTAEDASAKKSYTIVVNRAAAPIGDASYLITVAPVTGGTANVTADKSIAKADEAVNVTIAGIEAGKRFSSISVTGDSGTVQTGTLSPGTSYSFVMPAENVTVGVVLTVEQSTSTPASSSGGGGGGGSTGEKAENIELKDVSSIFVGKDLVRFDFKNPANDVQYVEYTSLKNSGTITATVEVLKGRSFFAGSSPEGVIYRHINIWLGKTGYATGSNIKDPIIVFRVDNDWVSSNNIDPSSIALNRYADNAWNRLPTEQTGSDADYLYFRAITPGFSPFAITGESFPEDTALHSTPDALFSTDSAESGVGIQNSSGDSKTDVGQPEKALPALSFTATLLIFVFACFLLREQ from the coding sequence ATGCACAAAAAAATACTGTTCCTGTGGGGTATAATCCTGTTTTTCCTCATTCTTCCACTGGCGGGAGGAAATGAGAATGTCACATCTGATGTCAACAATGAGAACCTGATCCTTCTAAAGGCCGGTCCTATACATACGGATACTTTTCCCATCGTATACGGCGAAGCAACTGATGAAGAACCTGCTGCATCGATCGCCTCATATTCAGTTGATATGGCAAACATTGATGACCGCCTCGAATGCTATTATATAGTACAGTTCAACGGACCCGTACTTGAAGAATGGAAAGAGGAACTTGCCGGGACCGGAGCCATGCTGTTTGATTATATCCCTAACAATGCTTTTATTGTAAGGATGAACCCCTCACAAAAAGAGCATATCGATTCCTTCGATTTTGTTAAATGGACAGGAAACTACAGGGCATCCTATAAACATCAGCTGGACATTACAACCAACAAGGATCTGCCAGCGATCTCATCTGCTGGCCCGGGATCTGAGCTGATAGTAGTCCTCTTTGATGAAGAAGAGAGCGAAAAGATCAGGGAAGAGATCGTTTCACTCGGCGCGGACATTATGGAGTACTCCGGTACTCTCCTGAGAATCAATATTCCCAGGGATATGATCGATGAGCTCGCGTCCATAGAAGGTATCTGCTGGATCGAAGAACATGAGGTGCCGATCGTTTTTAATGATGCTGCTGCAGGAATAATCAACGTTAATCAGGTGCACATCAATTACAGGCTGAACGGGACAGGGCAGATAGTTGCCGTGTGTGACACGGGGCTTGACACTGGTGTGAACGATAATACAATGCATACAGACATCAGAGGAAGAATAGTGGAAATCTTTGACCTAGTTGGTGATGGCGCTGAAGACCAGACAGGACATGGTACCCATGTGACGGGATCTCTGCTTGGGAACGGCATATCATCGAGTGGAAAGTATAAAGGCATGGTGCCGGAGGCAAAACTGGTATTCCAAGCTGCAGCTGATGATGCCGGGAATCTTACAGGTGTTCTGGCCAATCTGAGTGAACTTTTCCGGCAGGCGTATAATGAGGGAGCAAGAGTCCATACCAATAGCTGGGGTTACACAGGGGATAGCGGTAACTATAGCCTGGTTTCATCACAGGTTGACGCATTCATGTGGAATCACCCTGATATGCTGATACTCTTTTCTGCAGGTAACCAAGGAGTAGATACAAATAAGAACGGAGTAGTTGACCAAAACTCTATCACCCCTCCTGGAACGTCAAAGAACTGTATTACGGTTGGTGCTTCAGAGAACAATCGCTCTTCATTAACCTCAACAACTTGGGGGAGCTCTTACGGTTCTCCTATAAAAGAAGACATAAAGGCCAATAACATTGAAGGAATCGCTGCCATTAGTAGTCGTGGGCCAACAGATGACGGCAGGATAAAACCTGATATTGTTGCTCCGGGTACATATATAGCATCTACAAAATCCAGTATATCCAACCTCTATAGCATGCCTGGTTATCCGGAATATGCATATTCGACCGGCACCAGCATGTCCACTCCTCTGGTCGCAGGAGCAGCGGCACTTGTCAGACAATATTATACAGACAACGAGAAACTGACAAGCCCGAGCGCCGCATTGTTAAAAGCTACACTAATAAATGGCGCCCGCGACATGACCCCCGGACAGTATGGCACCGGAAATTATCAGGAAGTTCAAAGAAGGCCTGACAATTCTCAGGGATGGGGACGCGTTGATGTTGAGAACTCACTCTTCCCGGAGTATCCGAAGGTCATTGCATACTATGATAATAAGACAGGCATAGGAACTTCAGGAGCATGGACTACTAAATATAGTTATATTGAAGCAGGGAGCCCGTTGAGAGCAACACTTGTATGGACCGATTATCCTGCAAGTCTGCCTTCCTCAAAGGCACTTGTCAACGATCTGGATCTGAAGATCTCTGATTCCGCGAACACATATTACGGTAACAGCAGACCTGACCGTGTGAACAATGTAGAGGGAGTCGAGATCAAAAGTGCTACAGGTGGAGACTATACGGTCACAGTCAGCGGATACAACATCGTTGAACCGAAAGCTCAGCCAAAACAACCTTTCGCACTTGTTCTTTCTTTCACCTGCAATAACAATGAGTATCCTGCAGCAGGTTCTTCTACTGCCAACAGTACAACCATGATTTCAGCTGATGTCGTCCATCCTGGGGGAGTAAACAAAAGCTCCATACGTATGAGTATCAACGGTGCTCCCGTGCCTGTATCCTCGTTTGTGACTATAGATGGCGGCTACAGGATACAGTACAATGCAGCTACTCCTTACCAAAGCGGTGACTACAATGTATCTATCACAGCCCTGACGGCAAAAGGGCAGGCATTCTCTTACGGGTGGGACTTCAATGTTAAACCTGTTATTAAGGGTTTTAGTTTTTCCAAACTTAATCCTGCCGTGCCCGGTGTTATTAACGAGAATGCAAAAACCATTGCTCTTACAGTGCCTTACGGAACAGATTTGAAATCGCTGGTACCTTCAATAGTACACAATGCAGCCAGCGTTTCACCTGCTTCCGGGCTTGCACAGGACTTCACCAAACCCATAACATATATTGTAACATCTTCAGACGGAGCAAAACAGAGCTACGTAGTCACGGTAACAGTAGCTCCAAGTTCGGCCAGATCAATTACCAGCTTCAGATTCAACGGACTCGATCCGGATGTCGTGGGAGTCGTTAACGAAGCATCGAAGACAATAGTGTTAACAGTTCCCTATGGAACAAATGTTGAATCACTGGTACCGACCATTGAACACACAGGATCGGGCATATCTCCCAATAGCGGCGTGGCGCAGAACTTCACAAACCCAGTAGTGTACACAGTTACAGCCGCAGACAAGACTACGCAGAAATATACGGTTACTGTTGTCAAGACAGCGGCCCCGAGTACCAATGCAAACCTGGCCGCTCTGATGGTCAGTAAAGGTACATTGACCCCTACATTCAGTACTAACGCTATCTCTTACAATGTCAGCGTCGACTACAGAGTGAATTCAATTGACGTAACCGCAGTCCTCTCGGACTTGAAAGCATCGATGAAGATGAATGGTCAAGATGCAAACAGCGGTACGGCTAAAACAATTGCGCTTCAGCCAGCCGGAAGCAAGACTACTGTCACGGTTGCAGTGACCGCTGAGGACGCATCGGCCAAAAAGTCCTATACCATAGTCGTGAACAGGGCCGCTGCACCTATTGGGGACGCAAGCTATCTGATCACTGTGGCTCCGGTCACAGGTGGCACTGCGAATGTTACTGCCGATAAGTCCATAGCAAAAGCGGATGAAGCGGTGAATGTGACAATTGCCGGTATTGAGGCTGGCAAAAGGTTTTCCTCTATAAGTGTGACAGGTGACAGCGGAACCGTGCAGACAGGTACACTAAGCCCAGGGACCAGCTATTCATTTGTAATGCCGGCTGAGAACGTAACTGTGGGAGTTGTACTGACGGTGGAACAGTCCACATCAACTCCAGCATCCAGCAGTGGTGGAGGCGGTGGCGGAGGTTCAACCGGAGAAAAAGCCGAGAACATAGAACTGAAAGACGTAAGCTCCATCTTTGTCGGCAAGGACCTTGTGAGGTTCGATTTCAAGAATCCGGCTAACGATGTCCAGTATGTAGAGTATACATCCCTGAAGAACTCGGGAACCATAACTGCAACTGTTGAAGTGCTTAAGGGCAGGTCTTTTTTTGCCGGCTCTTCGCCTGAAGGAGTAATCTACAGGCACATCAACATCTGGCTCGGCAAAACAGGATATGCCACTGGATCTAACATAAAGGACCCCATAATTGTATTCAGAGTCGATAACGATTGGGTGAGCAGTAACAACATCGACCCGTCGTCCATTGCTCTGAACAGGTACGCAGACAATGCCTGGAACAGGCTCCCCACAGAGCAGACAGGCTCTGATGCAGACTACCTTTACTTCAGGGCAATAACACCGGGATTCTCTCCTTTTGCGATCACAGGCGAGAGCTTCCCTGAAGATACAGCACTGCATAGCACACCTGATGCCCTCTTCTCCACAGATTCGGCAGAAAGCGGGGTCGGCATTCAAAACAGTTCGGGCGACTCAAAAACAGATGTGGGCCAGCCTGAAAAAGCATTACCTGCTCTTTCTTTTACTGCCACACTGCTGATATTCGTCTTTGCCTGCTTCCTTCTCAGGGAGCAGTAA
- a CDS encoding 30S ribosomal protein S27ae: protein MAAKDYYKVSGNSIERANQFCPRCGEGVFLAEHKDRRSCGKCGYTEFKK from the coding sequence ATGGCTGCAAAAGATTACTATAAGGTAAGCGGAAACTCCATCGAGCGCGCAAACCAGTTCTGCCCCCGCTGTGGAGAAGGCGTATTCCTCGCTGAGCACAAGGACAGGCGCTCCTGTGGAAAGTGCGGATACACCGAGTTCAAGAAATAA
- a CDS encoding 30S ribosomal protein S24e encodes MDLKITKDNTNALLNRREMNFSVNYEGPTPARSVVRGKIAAMLNVPLDLVVVHKMGNEFGKQALEAYVKIYENEERMKQIENEYVLKRNAAPEEAKEE; translated from the coding sequence ATGGATTTAAAGATCACCAAGGATAACACCAACGCGCTCCTCAACAGGCGCGAGATGAACTTCAGCGTAAATTATGAAGGACCAACTCCTGCAAGAAGCGTTGTCAGAGGAAAGATAGCAGCTATGCTGAACGTACCTCTTGATCTTGTGGTAGTCCATAAGATGGGAAATGAGTTCGGTAAGCAGGCACTGGAGGCATACGTTAAGATCTACGAAAACGAAGAGCGCATGAAGCAGATCGAAAACGAGTATGTGCTGAAAAGGAACGCAGCTCCCGAAGAAGCAAAGGAAGAGTAA
- a CDS encoding GTP-dependent dephospho-CoA kinase family protein: MGAQISLPESVRPLFRKLFGILYTGSGDDTIRKLSKDLGSPTKLISVGDVTTFHLLSSDIIPDVLIVDDRTKRGPASDRVVVGTKHKGFREISVDNPAGVITGDLIDAVGDAIASNCRVRIFVRGEEDLAAVPAMIMAPEGSAVLYGQPDQGVVLVQITESKKEEIRDLLAKIIEAQGHNKDTETIWRKLDGFKDHQG; encoded by the coding sequence TTGGGCGCGCAGATAAGTTTGCCTGAATCTGTCAGGCCGCTTTTTCGCAAGCTCTTTGGCATCTTATACACTGGCAGTGGTGATGACACCATCAGAAAACTATCCAAAGACCTGGGTAGTCCCACAAAACTTATATCCGTGGGTGATGTTACTACCTTCCACTTGCTCAGTTCAGATATTATACCGGATGTCCTTATAGTGGATGACCGGACAAAACGCGGACCGGCTTCTGACCGGGTCGTGGTGGGCACAAAGCACAAAGGCTTCAGAGAAATATCCGTTGACAATCCTGCCGGGGTGATAACCGGGGATCTGATAGACGCTGTAGGCGATGCGATAGCATCTAACTGCCGCGTGAGGATATTTGTGCGCGGCGAAGAAGACCTTGCAGCTGTACCTGCCATGATAATGGCGCCCGAAGGCTCTGCAGTGTTGTATGGACAACCTGACCAGGGTGTCGTGCTCGTACAAATCACAGAATCAAAAAAAGAAGAGATAAGGGACCTGTTAGCAAAAATCATTGAAGCACAGGGCCATAATAAAGATACAGAGACTATTTGGAGGAAACTGGATGGATTTAAAGATCACCAAGGATAA
- the spt4 gene encoding transcription elongation factor subunit Spt4, whose translation MGEQVCRECHRILSGQTCPICGSSNLSSDWSGMVIIIDPERSEIAKKIDVKVADKYALKVR comes from the coding sequence ATGGGAGAACAGGTTTGCCGTGAATGTCATCGTATACTATCAGGCCAGACATGCCCGATCTGTGGTTCCAGTAATCTCAGCTCGGACTGGAGCGGCATGGTTATTATCATAGACCCGGAGCGTTCGGAGATCGCTAAAAAGATAGATGTCAAGGTAGCGGACAAGTATGCATTGAAGGTGCGCTGA
- a CDS encoding DNA-directed RNA polymerase produces MYKKMRLADTIRVAPDLLGGDVRANVKNALRDKLEGRIDKAIGAIVAVTEIDAIGEGHILVGDGAVYYDVTFDAIVFVPVIQEVIEGEVVETVDFGAFVSIGAMDGLLHVSQITDDFMSYDGKNGRLVSKNGGRSLGEGDRVRARIVAVSINEREPRESKIGLTMRQHSLGKIEWLEEDKKPSSEKAQ; encoded by the coding sequence ATGTATAAAAAGATGAGACTCGCAGACACTATTCGTGTGGCTCCTGACCTTCTGGGCGGAGATGTGAGGGCAAATGTGAAGAATGCCTTAAGGGATAAGCTCGAAGGCAGGATAGACAAGGCCATAGGTGCCATTGTAGCTGTCACGGAGATCGATGCCATTGGAGAGGGACACATCCTCGTTGGTGACGGTGCTGTATATTATGACGTTACTTTTGATGCTATTGTGTTCGTGCCTGTTATCCAGGAGGTCATTGAGGGCGAGGTCGTTGAGACGGTTGACTTCGGAGCCTTCGTAAGTATCGGTGCAATGGACGGGCTTTTACATGTGAGCCAGATAACCGATGATTTCATGTCCTACGACGGTAAGAATGGAAGGCTTGTCAGCAAGAACGGCGGAAGGTCCCTTGGCGAAGGCGACAGGGTAAGGGCACGTATCGTTGCTGTCAGCATCAATGAAAGAGAGCCAAGGGAAAGCAAGATCGGCCTGACAATGAGGCAGCATTCCCTCGGCAAGATAGAGTGGCTGGAAGAAGACAAAAAACCCAGCTCAGAGAAGGCACAGTAA
- a CDS encoding DNA-binding protein has product MKVIIDTNGLMIPAQFGVDIFEELRRLGYNRFIVPLAVIRELDKLGNKLRGKDRTAAKIALSLSQRCEILEATGHADDIIVELAIELGAAVLTNDIGLKKRLESSNVPIICLRQKNRLGNVADEI; this is encoded by the coding sequence TTGAAGGTAATTATCGACACAAACGGCCTGATGATACCTGCCCAGTTCGGGGTCGACATCTTCGAGGAACTCAGAAGACTGGGATATAACAGGTTCATCGTACCGCTTGCTGTGATAAGGGAACTGGATAAACTTGGGAACAAGCTCCGCGGAAAGGACAGGACAGCTGCAAAGATCGCGCTTTCGCTTTCACAGAGGTGTGAGATCTTGGAAGCTACCGGCCATGCTGATGATATTATCGTCGAACTGGCCATTGAGCTTGGTGCAGCAGTGCTGACAAATGACATCGGACTTAAGAAGAGACTGGAAAGCAGTAATGTTCCCATTATCTGTCTCCGCCAGAAGAACAGACTTGGCAATGTCGCAGATGAGATATAG
- a CDS encoding translation initiation factor IF-2 subunit gamma, producing the protein MSQPCVNIGMVGHVDHGKTTLVSALSGVWTDTHSEEMKRGISIRLGYADTTFRKCPNCPEPQCYTVSDRCEGCGEPSEELRTVSFVDAPGHETLMATMLSGAAIMDGAILVIAANEPCPQPQTKEHLMAINIIGIKNLVIVQNKIDLVSREQLIEHYHQIKKFVKGTVAENAPIVPISAQQNTNIDALIQAMEEMIPTPVHKQDKPAHMLIARSFDINKPGTAIANISGGVIGGTLTEGVLHPGDELEICPGIKIESEGTTRWKPVRTKITRIVAGKENVKEATPGGLLAVGTSLDPTLTKSDSLTGQVAGIPGTLPPTHESFALDLQLLDRVVGVTDEEKIGPIKTSEPLMLNVGTATTVGTVTSARKDIAEVKLKRPVCAEIGSTVAISRRVGSRWRLIGVGVIKG; encoded by the coding sequence TTGAGTCAACCTTGTGTTAATATCGGCATGGTGGGTCATGTCGACCATGGAAAAACCACACTTGTAAGCGCGTTGTCCGGTGTATGGACAGATACGCACAGCGAAGAGATGAAGCGCGGCATATCTATCCGCCTTGGATATGCAGATACCACTTTCAGGAAATGCCCTAACTGCCCTGAGCCCCAGTGCTACACAGTCTCGGACAGGTGCGAGGGATGCGGAGAACCATCCGAGGAATTAAGGACAGTTTCTTTTGTGGATGCCCCGGGACACGAAACGCTGATGGCAACTATGCTTTCAGGAGCAGCTATCATGGACGGAGCCATACTTGTCATCGCGGCAAACGAGCCCTGTCCGCAGCCGCAGACAAAGGAGCACCTGATGGCGATCAATATCATCGGCATCAAGAACCTGGTAATCGTGCAGAACAAAATAGACCTGGTCTCCAGGGAGCAACTTATAGAGCACTATCACCAGATCAAGAAGTTCGTGAAGGGCACGGTAGCTGAGAACGCACCCATTGTCCCTATCTCTGCACAGCAGAACACCAATATCGATGCCCTTATCCAGGCAATGGAGGAAATGATACCCACTCCGGTCCACAAACAGGATAAGCCTGCCCACATGCTTATTGCAAGGTCGTTCGATATCAACAAGCCGGGAACAGCCATCGCGAACATCTCAGGAGGAGTCATAGGCGGCACCCTTACAGAAGGAGTCCTGCATCCAGGTGACGAGCTGGAGATATGTCCGGGTATCAAGATAGAGAGTGAGGGAACCACCAGGTGGAAGCCGGTAAGGACCAAGATAACGCGTATAGTTGCCGGCAAGGAAAATGTGAAAGAGGCTACTCCAGGAGGTCTTCTTGCGGTCGGGACAAGTCTTGATCCCACTCTTACCAAGAGCGACTCACTTACAGGGCAGGTTGCAGGCATACCCGGAACACTGCCGCCAACGCATGAGTCCTTTGCACTTGATCTGCAACTGCTTGACAGGGTTGTAGGTGTCACCGACGAGGAAAAGATCGGCCCGATAAAGACCAGCGAGCCACTGATGCTCAATGTGGGCACTGCGACCACCGTAGGAACAGTAACCAGCGCAAGGAAGGACATCGCAGAGGTAAAGCTCAAGAGGCCTGTCTGCGCAGAGATAGGATCAACAGTGGCCATCAGCAGGCGTGTCGGCTCCCGATGGCGCCTCATTGGTGTAGGAGTAATCAAGGGTTGA
- a CDS encoding formate--phosphoribosylaminoimidazolecarboxamide ligase family protein, with translation MINRKDIIEIIEGYDTDNIKIGSVASHSALDIFDGAIEEGFRTFAVCQQGRDKTYTKYFRSQRDAEGKAVRGIVDESVCLKKFNEVISPENQQKLVDNNVLFIPNRSFTSYCGIDDIENEFRVPLVGSRNMLRSEERGIDRDYYWLLEKAGLPFPERIKDPQDIDELVMVKLPHAVKKLERGFFTAGTYEQYLEKSQALLKQGVITQEALEHARIERYIIGPVFNLDMFYSPLESEMSNIELLGVDWRFETSLDGHVRLPAPQQMTLAPHQLTPEYTVCGHNSATLRESLLEEAFALAEKYIEAAKKHYDPGVIGPFCLQTCVDKDLNFYIYDVAPRVGGGTNVHMSVGHPYGNTTWRKPMSTGRRLALEVRRAIETGQLDKIIT, from the coding sequence ATGATCAACAGGAAAGATATCATAGAGATAATAGAAGGTTATGATACCGACAATATCAAGATAGGCTCCGTTGCCTCACATTCCGCGCTGGACATCTTTGACGGTGCCATCGAGGAGGGCTTCAGGACCTTTGCGGTCTGCCAGCAGGGACGTGACAAGACCTATACAAAGTATTTCAGGTCCCAGAGAGATGCTGAAGGAAAAGCTGTCCGCGGGATAGTGGACGAGTCTGTGTGCCTGAAGAAGTTCAATGAAGTGATAAGTCCTGAGAACCAGCAGAAACTGGTTGATAACAACGTGCTTTTCATCCCGAACCGCTCATTCACGTCCTACTGCGGCATTGATGATATCGAGAATGAGTTCCGCGTCCCGCTCGTAGGTAGCAGGAACATGCTCAGAAGTGAGGAGAGAGGTATCGACAGGGACTACTACTGGCTGCTTGAGAAGGCCGGGCTTCCCTTCCCTGAGAGGATTAAGGACCCGCAGGATATCGATGAGCTTGTGATGGTCAAGCTTCCCCATGCTGTCAAGAAACTGGAAAGGGGATTCTTCACGGCAGGGACCTATGAGCAGTATCTTGAAAAGTCCCAAGCCCTGCTGAAGCAGGGAGTGATCACACAGGAAGCCCTCGAGCATGCAAGGATAGAGAGATATATTATCGGGCCCGTGTTCAACCTGGACATGTTCTACTCACCCCTTGAGTCGGAGATGAGCAACATAGAGTTGCTTGGAGTAGACTGGAGGTTCGAGACCAGTCTGGACGGGCACGTAAGGCTGCCTGCTCCGCAGCAAATGACGCTTGCACCGCACCAGCTCACACCTGAGTACACGGTTTGCGGCCACAATTCCGCAACACTCCGGGAATCACTGTTGGAGGAGGCGTTCGCCCTTGCGGAGAAATACATCGAGGCTGCAAAGAAGCATTACGACCCCGGTGTGATAGGTCCCTTCTGCCTGCAGACCTGCGTGGACAAGGATCTCAATTTCTACATATATGACGTCGCTCCAAGGGTCGGAGGCGGCACCAATGTGCACATGTCAGTTGGACACCCTTATGGTAATACCACCTGGCGCAAGCCCATGAGCACCGGCAGACGCCTGGCCCTTGAGGTCAGAAGGGCAATAGAGACCGGTCAGCTTGATAAGATAATCACCTGA
- a CDS encoding stage II sporulation protein M: MFSTERREELKIFLNQLKPYIMLSTLVFALSIAAGYIAYGLYPELAMQSVSGLEELVQMLEGLSPLEIMLLIFINNTIAMFIAVLFGIVLGIVPFLVLVFNGFIIGTIVRMLLIDNGLAFIIAGLVPHGIIEIPLLLLSTSIGMRIGFEVLRAIAGKPSDIKQEFLKGMKFFFYWMVPLIFLAALIETFITPVIMYLVSGA; this comes from the coding sequence ATGTTTAGCACTGAAAGAAGAGAAGAACTAAAGATATTCCTTAATCAGCTAAAGCCATATATAATGCTCAGCACGCTCGTTTTTGCCCTGTCCATTGCAGCAGGCTATATAGCTTACGGGCTCTACCCCGAACTTGCAATGCAATCGGTGTCCGGTCTTGAGGAGCTTGTACAGATGCTTGAAGGCCTCTCACCCCTGGAGATCATGCTTCTCATCTTCATCAATAATACCATAGCAATGTTCATCGCCGTGCTGTTCGGGATAGTGCTGGGTATTGTGCCCTTCCTGGTGCTGGTATTCAACGGATTCATAATAGGTACTATAGTGAGGATGCTGCTTATCGACAATGGACTTGCCTTTATTATAGCAGGACTTGTCCCGCATGGAATAATCGAGATACCCTTACTGCTTCTTTCAACTTCGATAGGTATGAGGATAGGGTTTGAAGTATTACGCGCAATTGCCGGAAAGCCTTCGGATATAAAACAGGAGTTCCTGAAAGGGATGAAGTTCTTCTTCTACTGGATGGTACCCCTGATCTTCCTTGCAGCACTTATCGAGACATTCATAACACCGGTGATAATGTACCTGGTCTCAGGCGCATAA
- a CDS encoding DUF63 family protein, whose amino-acid sequence MIDKISQLINEYYIDPILHDSGYNIVNTVTWAIILGICIFGIVKLLRKMNVNITDRLTASVIPFILAGSSLRVIEDTGVLEPPISYLFITPNIYFLVFLITVIFLIIAKVVSKAANKGFETVFALLGSAWFVVNIAYLLYLEDIVRPWVPIFVIASAGVLLYLIYLIFRRSGSEIFTNRLNLSILGVHLLDASSTFAGVDFLGYYEKHVVPALLIDLTGTALVMYPLKLLIFLPVIYILDTQFEEDEDSKTLKTFLKLVIIMLGLAPACRNTIRMMLGV is encoded by the coding sequence ATGATAGATAAAATAAGCCAGCTAATCAATGAATATTACATCGACCCCATACTGCATGACAGTGGCTACAATATTGTTAACACTGTTACCTGGGCAATCATACTAGGAATATGCATATTCGGAATTGTCAAACTGCTAAGGAAAATGAATGTCAATATCACTGACAGGCTGACAGCGTCAGTGATCCCTTTCATACTGGCAGGTTCATCGCTCAGGGTAATAGAGGATACCGGCGTGCTTGAACCGCCAATCAGTTATCTGTTTATAACTCCAAACATCTATTTCCTGGTATTCCTTATAACGGTGATCTTCCTCATCATTGCAAAAGTGGTGAGCAAGGCCGCAAATAAGGGCTTTGAGACCGTGTTCGCATTACTCGGGTCAGCATGGTTCGTTGTCAACATAGCCTACCTGCTTTATCTTGAAGATATCGTGAGACCATGGGTCCCCATATTTGTTATTGCTTCTGCCGGCGTACTCTTGTATCTCATATACCTGATATTCCGTCGATCGGGGAGCGAAATATTCACTAACAGGCTCAATCTCTCCATACTCGGAGTACACCTGCTGGATGCTTCATCCACTTTCGCAGGAGTGGACTTCCTTGGGTATTATGAAAAACACGTTGTGCCTGCTTTGCTCATTGACCTGACAGGCACGGCACTTGTGATGTATCCCCTAAAACTTTTAATCTTCCTGCCAGTAATATATATACTTGATACACAGTTCGAGGAAGATGAGGATTCAAAGACCCTGAAGACCTTCCTCAAACTGGTAATAATCATGCTGGGACTGGCACCTGCCTGCAGGAACACCATCAGGATGATGTTGGGAGTGTAA